Proteins found in one Cyprinus carpio isolate SPL01 chromosome B10, ASM1834038v1, whole genome shotgun sequence genomic segment:
- the LOC109097792 gene encoding protocadherin gamma-C5-like isoform X17 codes for MENKELFQRHLDWAAVWIVLNSLCFATHASELLYSTAEESKPGTIVGHLTKDLGMDVHIILLREMRIISESNAKYFDVDLTSGTLVVKQTIDRESMCGGSLHCHTRIQISLQNPLEMHSVTVEIVDVNDNAPHFQSRNTSLEISEAAAPGTIFRLESAHDPDVGVNSLRAYFLSQNGCFMLKVETKSDGSKIPILVLNKPLDREKTSEFRLILTAVDGGSPEKSGNSAIFINVLDVNDNAPQFHSPTKRITLLENSPHRTLVATLNASDADHGQNGEITYTFDKYTPDNVLKLFSVDSMTGEIRVTGLVDHELANVYDVTVLARDKGIPPMEGSCNIKIEIIDVNDNTPAISINVVSPVISENVSSGTVIALIKVKDEDTGENGDVTVHIPYGLPFKMSSPYKGLFTLMTDSLLDREAVAEYTITVTATDSGSPPRSSQESFVLRLSDVNDNPPVFSQPSYSADIAENNVPNAPLLSVSASDPDVGENSTIYFSILESEALGRSVSSYVYINPDSGQIYAMRKFDYEQLNAFQFIVQVHDRGTPAQSSNTTVNVFIIDQNDHPPVLIYPAPPSVGTLQFLVPSTAGIGHLLNRITFVDGDSGHNAWLFYSLSGLDAEMFHIGAHTGELRTARTLTEEDSKSVFSFIVIVKDNGRPSLSASVVVNITLAEKASEVSSERRRSTSKSPKVSDLTLYLIITLSFVITVSFLVIIFVVVRWLSHHGYIMCLMQKLGFKHTPREHQHNDLHLQLNTDGPIRYLEVVGASRDFNKHTYTHGFSTISSRSDFVFVKAPQSTLGMRLSKRLFTHSLMKQNPPNADWRFPPNQRPGPSGQHRFHTLQQRWTPYEKSRAGARPDEAGAGAGVIAGTGPWPNPPTEAEQLQALMAAANEASEATATLGPRYNPQYGPDYRQNVYIPGSTATLTANPQQQVPQQALPPPQALPPVEAPKAAQTPASKKKSTKKDKK; via the exons ATGGAGAATAAAGAGCTTTTTCAGAGACATTTGGACTGGGCTGCAGTTTGGATTGTTCTTAATTCCTTGTGTTTTGCAACGCACGCTTCGGAACTTTTATATTCTACAGCTGAGGAATCTAAACCAGGAACAATTGTTGGCCACTTGACTAAAGATTTAGGAATGGACGTTCATATAATACTTCTAAGAGAGATGCGAATCATATCGGAATCTAATGCTAAGTATTTTGATGTAGACCTGACATCTGGAACTTTGGTAGTCAAGCAAACAATAGACAGAGAAAGTATGTGCGGAGGAAGTTTACATTGTCACACTCGGATTCAGATTTCTCTTCAAAATCCTTTGGAAATGCACAGCGTTACGGTAGAAATTGTGGACGTTAACGACAACGCGCCACACTTCCAAAGTCGAAACACTTCTTTGGAAATTTCAGAAGCGGCTGCGCCAGGCACTATATTCCGCTTAGAAAGTGCGCACGACCCAGACGTGGGCGTGAATTCACTGCGCGCTTATTTTCTTAGTCAAAACGGTTGTTTTATGCTAAAAGTAGAAACTAAAAGCGACGGAAGCAAAATCCCAATTTTAGTCTTAAACAAGCCTCTAGACAGAGAAAAGACGAGCGAATTTAGATTGATATTAACTGCAGTTGATGGCGGCAGTCCAGAAAAGTCCGGCAACAGtgccatttttataaatgttctaGATGTCAATGACAACGCGCCACAATTTCATAGCCCTACAAAAAGAATCACGCTTTTAGAAAATTCACCTCATAGAACGTTAGTTGCAACTCTTAATGCCTCTGATGCCGATCATGGTCAAAATGGTGAAATAACTTATACGTTTGATAAATACACCCCTGACAATGTGTTAAAACTCTTTAGCGTGGATTCTATGACTGGTGAAATTAGAGTTACAGGACTAGTCGATCACGAGCTCGCTAATGTATATGACGTCACTGTTCTTGCTAGAGACAAAGGAATACCTCCCATGGAGGGCTCGTGCAACATCAAAATCGAGATTATTGACGTGAATGACAACACCCCTGCTATCAGCATTAATGTGGTCTCTCCTGTAATCTCGGAAAATGTGAGTTCAGGAACTGTCATTGCCCTAATCAAAGTTAAAGATGAAGACACAGGGGAAAATGGTGATGTGACCGTGCACATTCCTTATGGGTTGCCTTTCAAGATGAGTTCGCCATATAAAGGGCTTTTCACTTTAATGACCGATAGCCTGCTGGACAGAGAGGCTGTGGCTGAATACACCATTACTGTGACCGCCACAGACTCTGGTTCCCCACCCCGTTCCTCGCAGGAATCTTTTGTGTTACGTCTTTCAGATGTTAATGATAACCCCCCAGTCTTTTCACAGCCTTCCTACTCTGCGGACATAGCCGAAAACAATGTCCCAAATGCTCCCCTTCTGTCCGTGTCTGCCTCAGACCCAGATGTGGGTGAGAATTCCACCATTTATTTCTCAATTTTAGAGAGTGAAGCTCTTGGAAGGTCTGTGtcttcatatgtatatataaacccAGATAGTGGGCAGATATATGCCATGAGAAAGTTTGATTATGAGCAATTGAATGCTTTTCAATTCATAGTGCAGGTTCATGATAGAGGAACTCCAGCTCAAAGCTCCAACACTACGGTGAATGTGTTTATTATAGATCAGAATGATCATCCTCCTGTCCTTATATACCCTGCACCCCCATCTGTTGGGACGCTGCAGTTTTTGGTACCTAGCACAGCCGGCATCGGACACCTACTCAATCGCATCACATTCGTAGATGGTGATAGTGGCCACAATGCTTGGTTATTCTACAGTCTCTCAGGGCTTGATGCTGAAATGTTTCATATAGGTGCACACACTGGAGAGCTGCGTACAGCCCGTACACTTACAGAAGAAGACAGCAAGTCTGTTTTTAGCTTCATTGTGATTGTAAAAGATAACGGCAGGCCTTCTCTCTCTGCTAGCGTGGTAGTTAACATCACCCTGGCTGAGAAAGCTTCAGAAGTCTCTTCTGAACGTAGACGCTCTACCTCAAAAAGTCCAAAAGTGTCTGACCTAACTTTGTACCTTATAATTACATTATCCTTCGTTATTACAGTCTCATTCCTGGTTATCATTTTTGTAGTGGTGCGCTGGCTAAGCCACCATGGTTACATTATGTGCCTCATGCAAAAACTCGGTTTCAAGCACACACCTCGTGAGCACCAACACAACGACCTCCACCTGCAGCTAAATACCGATGGTCCTATTAGATACTTGGAGGTCGTGGGGGCCTCCCGGGATttcaacaaacacacatacacgcatGGTTTCTCCACTATCTCCAGCAGGAGCGACTTTGTGTTTGTTAAGGCCCCACAGAGCACTCTAGGCATGCGACTGTCAAAAAGActcttcactcactcactcatgaaG cAAAATCCACCCAATGCTGACTGGCGATTTCCCCCAAACCAGAGGCCTGGACCCAGCGG CCAACACAGGTTCCACACCCTGCAGCAGAGATGGACTCCATACGAGAAGTCCAG GGCTGGAGCTCGTCCTGATGAGGCAGGTGCCGGCGCTGGTGTGATCGCAGGAACAGGACCGTGGCCCAACCCCCCTACCGAAGCTGAACAGCTCCAGGCTCTGATGGCGGCAGCGAACG AGGCAAGTGAAGCCACTGCAACTCTCGGCCCTCGCTACAATCCACAGTACGGCCCAGACTACCGCCAGAACGTCTACATCCCTGGAAGCACCGCCACCCTTACGGCCAACCCTCAGCAGCAGGTACCCCAGCAGGCCCTTCCCCCTCCCCAAGCCCTTCCTCCCGTCGAAGCCCCCAAGGCAGCTCAGACGCCTGCCAGCAAGAAGAAGTCAACTAAGAAAGACAAGAAGTAA
- the LOC109097792 gene encoding protocadherin gamma-C5-like isoform X34 codes for MENKELFQRHLDWAAVWIVLNSLCFATHASELLYSTAEESKPGTIVGHLTKDLGMDVHIILLREMRIISESNAKYFDVDLTSGTLVVKQTIDRESMCGGSLHCHTRIQISLQNPLEMHSVTVEIVDVNDNAPHFQSRNTSLEISEAAAPGTIFRLESAHDPDVGVNSLRAYFLSQNGCFMLKVETKSDGSKIPILVLNKPLDREKTSEFRLILTAVDGGSPEKSGNSAIFINVLDVNDNAPQFHSPTKRITLLENSPHRTLVATLNASDADHGQNGEITYTFDKYTPDNVLKLFSVDSMTGEIRVTGLVDHELANVYDVTVLARDKGIPPMEGSCNIKIEIIDVNDNTPAISINVVSPVISENVSSGTVIALIKVKDEDTGENGDVTVHIPYGLPFKMSSPYKGLFTLMTDSLLDREAVAEYTITVTATDSGSPPRSSQESFVLRLSDVNDNPPVFSQPSYSADIAENNVPNAPLLSVSASDPDVGENSTIYFSILESEALGRSVSSYVYINPDSGQIYAMRKFDYEQLNAFQFIVQVHDRGTPAQSSNTTVNVFIIDQNDHPPVLIYPAPPSVGTLQFLVPSTAGIGHLLNRITFVDGDSGHNAWLFYSLSGLDAEMFHIGAHTGELRTARTLTEEDSKSVFSFIVIVKDNGRPSLSASVVVNITLAEKASEVSSERRRSTSKSPKVSDLTLYLIITLSFVITVSFLVIIFVVVRWLSHHGYIMCLMQKLGFKHTPREHQHNDLHLQLNTDGPIRYLEVVGASRDFNKHTYTHGFSTISSRSDFVFVKAPQSTLGMRLSKRLFTHSLMKQNPPNADWRFPPNQRPGPSGAGARPDEAGAGAGVIAGTGPWPNPPTEAEQLQALMAAANEASEATATLGPRYNPQYGPDYRQNVYIPGSTATLTANPQQQVPQQALPPPQALPPVEAPKAAQTPASKKKSTKKDKK; via the exons ATGGAGAATAAAGAGCTTTTTCAGAGACATTTGGACTGGGCTGCAGTTTGGATTGTTCTTAATTCCTTGTGTTTTGCAACGCACGCTTCGGAACTTTTATATTCTACAGCTGAGGAATCTAAACCAGGAACAATTGTTGGCCACTTGACTAAAGATTTAGGAATGGACGTTCATATAATACTTCTAAGAGAGATGCGAATCATATCGGAATCTAATGCTAAGTATTTTGATGTAGACCTGACATCTGGAACTTTGGTAGTCAAGCAAACAATAGACAGAGAAAGTATGTGCGGAGGAAGTTTACATTGTCACACTCGGATTCAGATTTCTCTTCAAAATCCTTTGGAAATGCACAGCGTTACGGTAGAAATTGTGGACGTTAACGACAACGCGCCACACTTCCAAAGTCGAAACACTTCTTTGGAAATTTCAGAAGCGGCTGCGCCAGGCACTATATTCCGCTTAGAAAGTGCGCACGACCCAGACGTGGGCGTGAATTCACTGCGCGCTTATTTTCTTAGTCAAAACGGTTGTTTTATGCTAAAAGTAGAAACTAAAAGCGACGGAAGCAAAATCCCAATTTTAGTCTTAAACAAGCCTCTAGACAGAGAAAAGACGAGCGAATTTAGATTGATATTAACTGCAGTTGATGGCGGCAGTCCAGAAAAGTCCGGCAACAGtgccatttttataaatgttctaGATGTCAATGACAACGCGCCACAATTTCATAGCCCTACAAAAAGAATCACGCTTTTAGAAAATTCACCTCATAGAACGTTAGTTGCAACTCTTAATGCCTCTGATGCCGATCATGGTCAAAATGGTGAAATAACTTATACGTTTGATAAATACACCCCTGACAATGTGTTAAAACTCTTTAGCGTGGATTCTATGACTGGTGAAATTAGAGTTACAGGACTAGTCGATCACGAGCTCGCTAATGTATATGACGTCACTGTTCTTGCTAGAGACAAAGGAATACCTCCCATGGAGGGCTCGTGCAACATCAAAATCGAGATTATTGACGTGAATGACAACACCCCTGCTATCAGCATTAATGTGGTCTCTCCTGTAATCTCGGAAAATGTGAGTTCAGGAACTGTCATTGCCCTAATCAAAGTTAAAGATGAAGACACAGGGGAAAATGGTGATGTGACCGTGCACATTCCTTATGGGTTGCCTTTCAAGATGAGTTCGCCATATAAAGGGCTTTTCACTTTAATGACCGATAGCCTGCTGGACAGAGAGGCTGTGGCTGAATACACCATTACTGTGACCGCCACAGACTCTGGTTCCCCACCCCGTTCCTCGCAGGAATCTTTTGTGTTACGTCTTTCAGATGTTAATGATAACCCCCCAGTCTTTTCACAGCCTTCCTACTCTGCGGACATAGCCGAAAACAATGTCCCAAATGCTCCCCTTCTGTCCGTGTCTGCCTCAGACCCAGATGTGGGTGAGAATTCCACCATTTATTTCTCAATTTTAGAGAGTGAAGCTCTTGGAAGGTCTGTGtcttcatatgtatatataaacccAGATAGTGGGCAGATATATGCCATGAGAAAGTTTGATTATGAGCAATTGAATGCTTTTCAATTCATAGTGCAGGTTCATGATAGAGGAACTCCAGCTCAAAGCTCCAACACTACGGTGAATGTGTTTATTATAGATCAGAATGATCATCCTCCTGTCCTTATATACCCTGCACCCCCATCTGTTGGGACGCTGCAGTTTTTGGTACCTAGCACAGCCGGCATCGGACACCTACTCAATCGCATCACATTCGTAGATGGTGATAGTGGCCACAATGCTTGGTTATTCTACAGTCTCTCAGGGCTTGATGCTGAAATGTTTCATATAGGTGCACACACTGGAGAGCTGCGTACAGCCCGTACACTTACAGAAGAAGACAGCAAGTCTGTTTTTAGCTTCATTGTGATTGTAAAAGATAACGGCAGGCCTTCTCTCTCTGCTAGCGTGGTAGTTAACATCACCCTGGCTGAGAAAGCTTCAGAAGTCTCTTCTGAACGTAGACGCTCTACCTCAAAAAGTCCAAAAGTGTCTGACCTAACTTTGTACCTTATAATTACATTATCCTTCGTTATTACAGTCTCATTCCTGGTTATCATTTTTGTAGTGGTGCGCTGGCTAAGCCACCATGGTTACATTATGTGCCTCATGCAAAAACTCGGTTTCAAGCACACACCTCGTGAGCACCAACACAACGACCTCCACCTGCAGCTAAATACCGATGGTCCTATTAGATACTTGGAGGTCGTGGGGGCCTCCCGGGATttcaacaaacacacatacacgcatGGTTTCTCCACTATCTCCAGCAGGAGCGACTTTGTGTTTGTTAAGGCCCCACAGAGCACTCTAGGCATGCGACTGTCAAAAAGActcttcactcactcactcatgaaG cAAAATCCACCCAATGCTGACTGGCGATTTCCCCCAAACCAGAGGCCTGGACCCAGCGG GGCTGGAGCTCGTCCTGATGAGGCAGGTGCCGGCGCTGGTGTGATCGCAGGAACAGGACCGTGGCCCAACCCCCCTACCGAAGCTGAACAGCTCCAGGCTCTGATGGCGGCAGCGAACG AGGCAAGTGAAGCCACTGCAACTCTCGGCCCTCGCTACAATCCACAGTACGGCCCAGACTACCGCCAGAACGTCTACATCCCTGGAAGCACCGCCACCCTTACGGCCAACCCTCAGCAGCAGGTACCCCAGCAGGCCCTTCCCCCTCCCCAAGCCCTTCCTCCCGTCGAAGCCCCCAAGGCAGCTCAGACGCCTGCCAGCAAGAAGAAGTCAACTAAGAAAGACAAGAAGTAA